One genomic segment of Paraburkholderia phymatum STM815 includes these proteins:
- a CDS encoding ABC transporter substrate-binding protein, whose product MKMAAIAVALCLAAASVGASAQVATGDTSSMKIALSNNYAGNSWRQQMLKSWSSVADPAVKQKIVAAAPSFTTAESQATEQVQQIQNLILQGYKAIAVDAVSPTALNGVIKQACGAGVTVVSFDGIATEPCAYRIAVDFQGMGRMQVDYLAKRLNGKGNLLEIRGLAGVSVDDEIHQGVADELKKYPGLKIVGSVHGDWTQTVAQKQVAGILPTLPKIDGVVTQGGDGFGAAQAIKAAGRPTPIIILGNRQEELAWWADQKKGGYETMSVTIPPGASTFAFWVTQQILAGKKVPHDIRMPVLEVKPDELDAVLAKTPAGALANKVYTRDEVVAVVDGKK is encoded by the coding sequence ATGAAGATGGCAGCAATCGCGGTGGCGCTGTGTCTGGCTGCAGCATCGGTGGGCGCATCGGCGCAGGTCGCAACCGGCGATACGTCGTCGATGAAGATCGCGCTGTCGAACAACTATGCAGGCAACAGTTGGCGCCAGCAGATGCTCAAGAGCTGGTCGAGCGTGGCGGATCCCGCGGTGAAGCAGAAGATCGTCGCTGCCGCGCCCAGCTTCACGACGGCCGAGAGCCAGGCGACCGAGCAGGTTCAGCAGATCCAGAATCTGATCCTGCAAGGCTACAAGGCGATTGCCGTCGATGCGGTTTCGCCGACCGCGCTTAACGGTGTGATCAAGCAGGCGTGCGGCGCGGGCGTGACAGTCGTGTCGTTCGACGGAATCGCGACCGAACCGTGCGCGTATCGGATCGCGGTCGATTTCCAGGGCATGGGCCGCATGCAGGTCGATTATCTGGCGAAACGTTTGAACGGCAAGGGCAACCTGCTGGAAATCCGTGGGCTCGCGGGCGTCTCAGTGGATGACGAGATTCACCAAGGCGTAGCGGATGAACTGAAGAAGTATCCGGGGCTGAAGATCGTCGGCTCGGTACATGGCGACTGGACGCAGACCGTCGCGCAAAAGCAGGTCGCGGGCATTTTGCCGACACTGCCGAAGATCGATGGGGTCGTCACCCAGGGCGGCGACGGATTCGGCGCCGCACAGGCGATCAAGGCCGCAGGACGGCCGACGCCGATCATCATTCTCGGCAACCGCCAGGAAGAGCTTGCATGGTGGGCCGATCAGAAGAAGGGCGGCTATGAGACGATGTCGGTGACGATTCCGCCGGGCGCGTCGACGTTCGCGTTCTGGGTCACGCAGCAGATCCTGGCCGGCAAGAAGGTGCCGCACGATATCCGCATGCCGGTTCTCGAAGTGAAGCCGGACGAACTCGATGCCGTGCTCGCAAAGACGCCGGCGGGCGCGCTTGCGAACAAGGTGTACACCCGCGACGAGGTGGTCGCGGTGGTCGATGGGAAGAAGTGA
- a CDS encoding carboxymuconolactone decarboxylase family protein, which translates to MNTFNAYTIDTAPANSKPLLEGTKAAFGFVPNLQSFMAESPELLAGYSALWDLFSKSTLTPHEQQVVYLTSNFENDCHYCMAGHSTLAKMIKMDPAVIDALRAGTELPDAKLEALHRFATIVVRERGFACDADVDAFLAAGYTRRNVLEVILGVATKVMSNYTNHVVHTPYDAFMKGNAWTKPQTAVAAGF; encoded by the coding sequence ATGAACACCTTCAACGCCTACACCATCGATACCGCACCGGCAAACTCGAAGCCCCTGCTCGAAGGCACGAAAGCCGCCTTCGGCTTCGTGCCCAATCTCCAGTCCTTCATGGCGGAATCGCCTGAACTGCTGGCCGGCTACTCGGCGCTCTGGGATCTGTTTTCCAAAAGCACACTGACGCCGCACGAACAGCAGGTCGTCTATCTGACCTCGAACTTCGAGAACGACTGCCACTACTGCATGGCTGGCCACAGCACGCTTGCGAAAATGATCAAGATGGATCCCGCCGTTATCGATGCGCTGCGCGCCGGCACTGAGCTTCCCGACGCGAAGCTCGAAGCCCTGCATCGCTTTGCGACCATCGTGGTGCGTGAACGCGGCTTCGCGTGCGATGCGGATGTCGATGCATTCCTCGCCGCCGGCTACACGCGTCGCAATGTGCTCGAAGTGATTCTCGGCGTCGCGACGAAGGTGATGAGCAACTATACGAATCACGTCGTGCATACGCCTTACGATGCCTTCATGAAGGGCAATGCGTGGACCAAGCCGCAGACGGCAGTTGCGGCAGGCTTCTGA
- a CDS encoding peroxiredoxin-like family protein encodes MALQDKLDAFKADFKGGKPPYYAPPEIHPIMERATAELIASGQAARATRAGDRAPSFTLKDQDGNEVSSAELLGRGPLVITFYRGVWCPYCNIELQAINDALPQIEAYGASVVAISPQTAVNSRKSVRDNKLGFPVLSDTNGEVGAAFGLRFALPDYLVDLYKALKNDLPAFNADPSWTLPMPARYVIGQDGIVLYSEVNPDYTHRPDPADMFPVLERANAKV; translated from the coding sequence ATGGCACTGCAAGACAAACTCGACGCATTCAAGGCGGACTTCAAGGGCGGCAAGCCGCCGTACTATGCACCGCCTGAGATTCACCCGATCATGGAGCGCGCCACCGCCGAACTGATCGCGAGCGGACAGGCGGCCCGCGCAACCAGGGCGGGCGACCGCGCGCCCAGCTTCACGCTCAAGGATCAGGACGGCAACGAAGTGTCGTCGGCCGAACTGCTGGGTCGCGGCCCGCTCGTCATCACGTTCTATCGGGGCGTGTGGTGCCCGTACTGCAACATCGAGCTGCAGGCGATCAACGACGCGCTGCCGCAGATCGAAGCATATGGCGCGAGCGTCGTGGCCATCTCACCGCAGACGGCCGTGAACAGCCGCAAGTCGGTGCGCGATAACAAGCTCGGCTTTCCGGTGTTAAGCGACACGAATGGCGAGGTCGGCGCTGCGTTCGGCCTGCGCTTCGCGCTGCCGGACTATCTGGTCGATCTCTACAAGGCCCTGAAAAACGATCTGCCTGCGTTCAACGCCGATCCATCATGGACACTGCCGATGCCGGCGCGCTACGTGATCGGCCAGGATGGCATCGTGCTGTATTCGGAAGTCAATCCCGACTACACGCATCGCCCCGATCCGGCCGATATGTTCCCCGTACTGGAGCGCGCGAACGCAAAGGTGTAA
- a CDS encoding SDR family oxidoreductase, with the protein MTKRTFLITGATKGIGLALSERLVAAGHQVIGIARSHAPFPGELVPLDLGDRAATGAALRELARRHWVDGIINNVGLVRPQRVEAVDLDTLDEVFSVNLHPAVQTVQAFLPGMRERGWGRIVNISSLTILGITQRTAYAAAKAALVSFARTWALELATTGVTVNSVAPGPTETELFRANNPPGSQGEQRYLSGVPMGRFGKPEEIAAAIAFLLSDEAGFITGQTLFVDGGASIGKAGI; encoded by the coding sequence ATGACAAAGCGTACTTTTCTGATAACGGGCGCCACCAAAGGCATCGGTCTCGCGCTCAGCGAGCGGCTCGTAGCGGCAGGGCATCAGGTCATCGGCATCGCGCGTTCGCACGCGCCGTTTCCTGGCGAACTCGTCCCGCTGGACCTCGGTGATCGCGCCGCGACCGGCGCAGCACTACGCGAGTTGGCGCGACGCCATTGGGTCGACGGCATCATCAACAATGTCGGCCTGGTCCGGCCGCAACGCGTCGAAGCAGTCGATCTCGATACGCTTGACGAAGTCTTTTCCGTGAATCTTCATCCAGCCGTCCAGACGGTGCAGGCATTTTTGCCCGGCATGCGTGAGCGCGGTTGGGGGCGCATCGTCAATATTTCCAGCCTCACCATTCTGGGCATCACGCAACGCACAGCCTACGCTGCTGCAAAGGCGGCGCTCGTGAGCTTTGCCCGTACGTGGGCGCTGGAACTCGCGACGACAGGCGTCACGGTCAATTCGGTCGCACCCGGTCCCACTGAAACGGAGCTGTTCCGCGCCAACAATCCGCCGGGCAGCCAGGGCGAGCAGCGCTATCTGTCTGGGGTGCCAATGGGGCGCTTCGGCAAGCCAGAAGAAATAGCCGCGGCGATCGCCTTCCTGCTTTCGGATGAAGCGGGCTTCATCACCGGACAGACACTCTTTGTCGACGGCGGGGCGTCAATCGGGAAGGCCGGAATCTGA
- a CDS encoding LysR family transcriptional regulator, translated as MDRLAAMETFVAVVEAGSFSAAARRLQIGQPAVSKSIAQLEEHLNARLLLRSTRGLTPTDAGQRFYEHACLAIEEADRAEHSVRESSEGLSGRLRAGAPVTFARLHVIPALGAFLDQHPKLDVEIVMDDRPIDLLEEGIDVALRMGRLDDSGMTARRVVSGRRLVVGTKKYFERHGVPRTPADLSQHQAIVHAMRSGGDSWAFGHADGTEAAVTVSSRVRVSAAEGMRAAVLAHMGLAVASEWMFAPELADGSVQAVLSDWTLPGVDVWAVFPSGRMATTKARAFVSFIESLFAAKGVRAASDSGLPD; from the coding sequence CGTGGAGGCAGGCTCGTTCTCTGCCGCGGCGCGACGGCTCCAGATTGGACAACCCGCCGTTTCCAAATCGATTGCGCAGCTGGAAGAGCATCTGAACGCGAGGCTCCTGTTGCGCTCGACGCGTGGTCTGACACCTACCGACGCTGGCCAGCGGTTCTACGAACACGCGTGCCTCGCCATCGAGGAAGCCGATCGGGCGGAACATTCGGTGCGCGAATCGTCAGAGGGGCTGTCGGGTAGGCTGCGAGCAGGCGCCCCCGTCACGTTCGCGAGGCTGCACGTGATCCCCGCGCTTGGTGCGTTTTTGGACCAACACCCGAAACTCGACGTCGAAATCGTGATGGACGACCGTCCGATCGATCTGCTTGAAGAAGGCATCGACGTCGCATTGCGCATGGGACGGCTCGACGACTCCGGAATGACCGCGCGTCGCGTCGTGAGCGGAAGACGGCTGGTGGTCGGCACGAAGAAGTACTTCGAGCGGCATGGTGTACCGCGTACGCCAGCCGATCTCAGCCAGCATCAAGCGATCGTTCACGCGATGCGCAGTGGTGGCGACTCATGGGCGTTTGGACACGCGGACGGCACGGAAGCCGCCGTCACGGTGTCGAGCCGCGTGCGTGTCAGCGCCGCCGAAGGAATGCGTGCCGCCGTGCTCGCTCATATGGGGCTCGCCGTCGCATCGGAATGGATGTTCGCACCGGAACTCGCGGATGGTTCAGTGCAGGCGGTGCTCTCAGACTGGACGTTACCGGGCGTCGATGTGTGGGCCGTCTTTCCATCGGGCCGAATGGCAACGACGAAGGCGCGCGCCTTCGTCTCGTTCATCGAAAGTCTCTTTGCTGCGAAGGGCGTCCGAGCGGCGTCAGATTCCGGCCTTCCCGATTGA